From Impatiens glandulifera chromosome 7, dImpGla2.1, whole genome shotgun sequence:
tgTGTTTTACTTACTTATCTTATGCTTGTAATCGAAactaaaaattattactttattttaatattttataaaatttatatattaaatacaaaagtaTATTTTAGTCATCTTATCGCCACCAAACAAACCTATTATATGAGTCTGTTTTAGATTTTATGTATGAGTCTGTTTTAGattttatgtttgaaatgttataaaaaaCTTCTATATATGAGTCTATTTTAGATTTTATGTAGTAGCGTTACTAGCgtagttattttcaaataatgtgttacgacttgtttcgtaaagtgtttatgggttcttgatttcaaaaatcaagttcttgatctttaGGGTATGGgttcttgatttcaagaatcaagttcttgatctttaGGACCAGGTGAAAATTCAAGTTCAAGAATCAAAGTGCAGCGAAAGGTTTTTAATAGAGAATTTAGGATGAAGGGATAGAAAAATCAACCTTATATAGttgatgtcttgccccaaaatattcggttacaactacttaaaaaataacagaattcggtttgtaaaataaaaaagaaaagcaaaacaaaatattaaaacaacaaatagaAATCTGACTcatgtgcacaataggaccgAGAAAGGGTGCCGaaaaaggttgctggaattattttaggaccgaggccttaatttggagaccctaacataatgttattttttttttttgaattatttgaataaaaagatatattggtacaaatataattaaaatatcttaatttataatttaaataatgacattgaagatatatgattaaatgttgtaatttaaataattatatagagaatcaaatgaatttgtattatattcttaataaatttaatgaaatttacactaatttaataaaaatagatggaTGAactaacaaacaaattaatatttaaaacagaATAGAAGAGGGATAACAACTGTACTATAAAATCTGAAAGAATTCGAGAAATTCAGAATGGAACAAAGGAAGTTTTGTTACTCTTGgcgattttatattattaaattgtctCAACATTTAAAACAACTTTCAAGTGATTTGAAAATATTCCTTTGAAACATAAAGAGTATAGTTAGACATTCGAGATTTATAGTTAAGTTGGATTGAGGGagataaagtttgtaatatcaCTCGGTTGGTAACAAATTGTCATTTCACATTGACAATCTTTGTGCATAAGTGTAAAAGTATCAATCACAGtcgtatattttttttttataattctttgcAAGTAAGGTTTAAAGATATGATACAACAATGTCTCTTATAAGGTGTTATATCTTTTAAGATAAGTTTATTGAGTGTgaaaatataatacaaacattttaaaagtcaaatttatgttttcgagttaaacatttaatccaCAGTCATCAAAAAGTTGTAACTCCTGGAAAAATCACTTTTGCATCTAGTCCCGTAGAAAGCTCAAGATTTGAGAATTCAACATCGGGTTGCGTCTCaagatttttcttttaaaataaaacattatttttaaaagatgtcgCTGATTCCTGACAAAATTttgaaactaattaaaaataattaattttggggttcaattttaaataatccggtGATTTACGGTAACCAAATCacagtttattttttttagaaaattcttcagtttaaattgattaaacaaaattaatttaaaatattatttaattttaaacaaagtcgtcaattgatttttgaaaatcaataaaagttgacatacGTATACAAACACATCGGCCATAGTTTTCTTTCAGTTCTTAGTTTgatgatactcgggaaaggactTCTGCGCTTCATCCTTcatacccgttttaaaaaattgtctctacttataaagttgacttttgcAAATTGATTGTAtaatgtttgagttttaactatttatttttcaagtgatagtcatgcttctaggtttatcgttatttaaagtattgaaacatcaatatttaaatgctgataCCTGTTGTGGATGATAAATATGAAAGAAATACATGAAgaatatcaatcatttttaaatatattagggtttagaaataaacatcaaacaagcctttgttgaaatatttttgtggaaatattccaaaatatataaaatgtattttctaattattcgggatttttagaaaatgatttggagtcccaaaattataaaaataattttgaattttgaaaagtgaaaacGAAACAGGCTTTAGGACCAGAGTCCTAAGCTTCGGGTTCGTTTTTATCGATCGAGGTCAAAAGACTCTCGGTCCGAGTTCGGGGAGCTCTCGTTCAAGGCTCGGGATCTTCGGTCTAAGTTCCAAAGTCCCTCGGTCTGGAAGCTAatggactctcggtccttggctgatCTTACCGGTCTAGTGTATAAATTTATCGGTCTTGGGTTAGCCTGGGGCTAAGTTCttcggtcgaggtgtataaacctctcggtcttggGCTAGCTTTGGGCTAAGTCACTCAGTCCTGGGTTTAGGATTTCTCAGTCTTAGGGTTTGGGAGTTTTGGTCCcaaggtcggacctctcggtcctagctcaagaacatcggtcggacctcttagtCCTAGTTCAAGAATATCAATCGGATCTCTCGGTCATAGGtcgattttctcggtcctagatttCGATCATAGGCTAACAAGTCTCAGTCCTTAAGAACACAAAAGTGCATGTTTTTTAATTCGTTTTTTTaacttggattctttgatccaagggtttAGATAACTTCACAAATCTCTCAGGAAAATGTTGATCATTATCTCAAGGTATGGAACGAAattgatgatgatcaatttgttcaaaacagtttgtgataaaaaattgggtttatgattttaaagttgttttgaagtgtaaagaGCTGTCCAATAGCTTCTTTATattacatatacttgattggtaccaaaacaagaacacttacggttcgttttgaccaaatcaataactcaaaattttcattttattttgaaaattttgattttgatcaaacatgaccgggatggatcaaacatgatccaaacagttgcccaacatcattacaatcatgttgagaAGTTTTCTAGGTTGTGATTCAACAACCCAAGAACATCAAACccattttttttgattttgaaaattcaaatttgggtttttgttatttgGATCGATTGATCGGTTATATCTTATCCAGATAGTTTTAAATGATCCTAAGATCGGTTTCCAatcataaaacaccataaacaacaagtTTACAaatttatgcaatttgaaatataaaaatttaaaatttaaattttaaatatgaattaaagggtgattgaAACCTTACCAAAGATTGAAaaacactccttgatccttatGGAAGTTTTTGAGTTGCACAAATCCAAGCTTAAGACctccaacattttttttaaatctagaaATTTTGAGCTTAAATGACGGATTTCTATAAAAACGTGATTTGAGAGGGGAGATTGAATTATCTTCCTTGGGATAGACTTAGAGGATCTATTTATAGTTATCCTAAGTCGGTGGAGGCTTCTAGTGGCTTGAATCggtcaaaagtcattaatgacttttgactgTTCTTGGTTGAAGTCGTcggaatagggatgattcatccctattttgataGGTAGAAATGATCATAATCGTAAGGTGATCATTCTGACTTTAAATGAGCCGAAATGGTCAACTAACGATTGAGTTCCAAGTTGGAGAAATCATTCACGGTACTTCATTCTTTTCCAGACGGCGTTGCGATGAACAAAAAAAGGTGGCGCTCAAAAAGACGTTGTTTTGAGCGCGTTAGAGCATTCTGTTGGTATTCCGTCCATGCGTCGTTGCGTTTGGGGCACTCTGTTAGCGTCCTAGATGTCGAGGCGTTAGCTGTTCTGTTGTGGTCCGGGTGTGCGTTGCTTTGTCTACAACCAACTACACGACTCTCTCCTATGCGCTAGATGAAATTCAACGTTCATCCGTCGTTGGTCTTGGGGTGCGCTACAACTAATTCCTGTagtttaattcattaaaattatttatttttgtccttaatttttctaaaattatttttaaatattatgggtacaacatttatcccaaataattttattttgattttggcCCCGATCGACgatctttaattaattgttttaaataggtttttgaCATATTAATTATCTtactctttttaaaaataatttaaaataattattttaatattataaattagaatattattttttgaggAATGATAAAGAGCGCGACTCTGAGACAGCGACTCTGAGACAGCGACTCGGAGCGCGATGGTCTACGTGGCCGACAGGtggattaataaataaataaaaaaataataataattaaaacacgaTTGtataatattctctctcctcttattaattaatttctctcctcttattaaataatttttctctctatctctacaaattaaattatctcatttatccatattctcacgattaatattttttttgatatttattataatttttctctctatctctacaaattaaattatctcaTTTATCCATATCCTCACGATTAActcaataatttataacaaactctcacattaaatattttaataatatgtttaaataaattctaaacctaaaatcttaaaccctaaactttaaactctaaatcctaaaccctaaattctaaaccctaattcataaaccctaaaccctaattaatattactgattagttgaattagaaaataattaataataggagagataatattctacctgtcaacccacgtaggcatcgctctcccagtcgctgtctcaagtcgcgctctctatcatttttcttattttttagtGTTTAATCCTATTAAATTTGAAAGGTTGTGACTGATATTAATCCTCACAAAAACTCGTAAGTTCTAAAAACTCGAGATCAAACATgcttttaagtttaaaattaatattttaaaatattagttatttaatcaaatataccACTTTTCATCAacatttctgattttttttttaaataaaataaaaaacttgacgtcatcatcttcatcagGAGGAGTAGAAGTATAAAGAAGGTCCCAGAATTCtcttttattcttcttcttcttcttgactTTTCTAGAATCTTCATCAGCTTCATTATAAATCATATCGATTCCCTTCCATTGAAGATCACcaattaaacaaacaaacagaaaCCCAACATCATATCAGATCGGATCATCGAATTAATtaagataagaagaagaagaagaaatggacATGAGGATTATGAACTTCGATTCCCCTGCTTTCTTCCAAGCTCTCCATAACCTCGTCGATGGCGGCGCAGGTGAGAAGAGCTCAGCCCCAACGCAGGATTACGTTCGCGACGCCAAGGCGATGGCATCTACGCCGGCGGATGTGAAAGAGTATCCGAACTCGTACGTGTTCATAATCGACATGCCGGGTCTGAAATCGGGCGACATTAAGGTGGAGGTAATGGAGGATAATGTTTTGATCATCAGCGGTGAAAGGAAGAGAGAGGAGGAGGAAAAGGATGGCGGCGGCGCAAAGTACGTAAGAATGGAGAGAAGGGTTGGCAAATTCATGAGGAAATTTGCCTTGCCCGAAAATGCAGATACGGAAGCAATCACGGCTATCTGTCAGGATGGGGTTTTAACTGTCACGGTTAAGAAACTGCCGCCGCCGGAGCCCAAGAAACCTAAAATCATTCAGGTGAAGATTGCTTGAGCCCCCAATGTTTTCCGGCCTTCATATGATCAGTTGTCTTTTAAAATGTATTGTGTTTTACTTTTATCCTATgctaaataaaaattcaataaatcttttagtttttattttgatataatattattcaaaatagtttaattcctaattattattatctaaaaacattttttttactctttcCTAACCTTTATGTTAATCCACCTATGGTGTTTCACTTACACCATCTTCACACATATAGGTTGACTTTacattctataaaataaataataattttttattttaatgtaaagtGAAGCACCAAATCTAGTACAGCAGTACATGTTAACCTTCCACACTCAGTTAGTTTCTCGCGATGTCAAGATGTCAATTAAAACAggaagaatgccaattttaTCGAACATCCAATCCCGTTAAgtttttcatgattaatatgtcattttttaaaaattaatatatattataatttatttttattcacttaattatattataataaaatttaatttacatttttaaaaacattaattaaataaattatacattttgatCTCAAgcattaataataattcactctttttaattaatatatttttaacatttatttttataaatattaaaaatatattaattaaaaaaaaatgaattagtaTTAGTGTTTCTCAAAATGCTTTGATTATTTGGTTAATGTctctgaaatataaaattttattatttagaaattatgaataaaaataaaaataaaaataaaatatataaaaaatgacataTCAATGACATGTGTCAATCATTTAACGAAAAACATAATGGACTTGGATGTTTTTGTTAACTAGTGATATAGATGAATTAAGTTTAACTAAAGGGATATAAATAATGaacaaaatttagtttaatGATATAAGTGAATATTCCGTTATAGTTCggtgataaaattgacattattcCCCTTAGGTGGGATTTTAATCGAGCAAATCAAAATAAGTGATTGATCATTATATTGTCTCAATTTCTCCTTCCTATAACTTCTCACTTTACTCTCAAATCTTCAgctattaaaaatatatctctattttatatttgtttaaatactGGTGAACCCGGCTAAATAGACTGAACTTATTTGAACCAAACCAACTTCTACTTGGTGGCTAAATAGACTGAACTTATTTGAACCAAACCAACTTGCTTGGTGGAAATTTCAATAGCTGACTATAGGAGTGGACAAATCTATCAATCGGATCCGATATTCGCCTCTAACCCGGTATTCGATCACTATCAAATCCGAAAACATCGGAATCAGATCGGTCAGCTGGATACCCGTcgatccaattttttttatatttctaattttttgtttgataattaattatttaataatatttttgtttcggtaaacaaataattattttaattaacggTAAATATCGGATATCCGATCCATCATATTCAAATTTTTTCGAATCTAATTTTTGTCTACCCATAACTGACTAGCCAACAAAATAATGGGAGAGCTTGGGAATCATTTGAGTGTTTGGGCTTGTGACTTAAGTCCACAGATTCTCCTCACTATTTCTATGGGTTAAAGCATGGAGTCTAAAAATCATGGTTAGGGGTTACTGAACTTACTGatgaagaaataattaaatttaatctgctttattctatttataataaatcctaattatatttattcaattaataaattaaaattcaaaccaTCAcagattaataaattttattaaattaaatctaatttaaataatctaatttaacaattttttttatctcattacttaatatttttacttttagattccttttattttgttaatttaattttcagtacaccttttattataattcattcatgaacttattttataaaccatttaattttaaaataaaaagatattattaaatttaaattttgtaataattatttttgtaactaTAAGTATATCTGATATGTCCATTAGCAATTTTAAATTTGCTTTTGTTAAAAAAGTCTCTAATTTGTGAagtaaatttttaaatcaaatttttttaattgattaaatagaaatttgatggttaatttaaaattttaaaataaaaattgtagcTTAgtgatgagaaaaaaaaatagagaaaaacaatatattttggTGAAATACAGTAAtagtaaaacaaaattttgaaaaatataattttgatttgtatCTATTTGAAATTCAGAATTATCCATTAAATGTCCGGGCCCAAATAATAAGTAGCTATCAGCACTTTACAATAATAGgattgttagaaaaataaataataataaattcagtTATGTGGAAAATTTGATGACCCTCGTAAGAGTAAACGAGTCTTTTTTACGAAATTGCCCTGTTCAGGCATTTGCGGgatgtaatatttttgtttttgaaaattttttgtttgaaatttctttttaaaaaattttgcaTATCGCGATTTTCGATTGCGTCTCGCTAATGTTCGGTTCGCGACAAAgacaatttcattaaaaaaattatgaagtggTCACCAAcccatttaaatttaacattataaAGTGGTTGGCTAATTTTAATCCGGTCATATTTATCGAATTTCCCCAAATTAATATCCATTTGTTATTTGTACATTATTATTGATTTAGTTTGtaggtatatatattttttaccaaattaatttatattttaattctttaacCCTGCCCTGTCCCATTGCTAGACTAAAAAcaacaaacaattaaataaaaatgaaaaaggattttaaaaatctaaattacacaactgtttttatttttagttaaatgaaaatgaactaaaaattaacttcaaaaacattaaaaaaaaaaaaaaaaacagaaagtGAAGATCGAGAAGGATGTAGAAGGTAAAGAAGTGTGAAGAATCTCCTAGAATTATCATATCTCTCTCCCCCTTCTTCTTCAGTTGTCTAGAATCTTCATAACtcccaattatatatataacactaatGGCGCGCCTTCGATTCCCAACATCAACAAACGCAATCAAtcaatagaagaagaagaagaaagagatcACAAAAATGGATTTGAGAATGGTAGGCTTCGATTCTCCACTCTTCCACGCTCTCCAACACCTCGTCGACGCTTCCGACGAACCACTATCCGCCGCCGGCGACAACAACAACCACAACAAGTCCTCCGGTCCAACACGAACCTATGTTCGCGACGCCAAGGCAATGGCATCCACCCCTGCCGACGTTAAAGAATACCCAAACTCCTACGTCTTCATTATCGACATGCCCGGTCTCAAATCCGGCGACATCCAAGTCCAGGTAGAAGACGACAATGTCCTTCTCATCAGCGGtgaaaggaaaagagaagaagaaaaagacgGCGCTAAATATGTCAGGATGGAGAGAAGGGTTGGCAAATTCATGAGGAAGTTTGTCCTGCCGGAAAATGCTGACACAGACGGAATCACTGCCGTCTGTCACGACGGTGTGCTCACCGTCACGGTGAAGAAACTTCCACCGCCggttcccaaaaaacccaaaaccaTCCAAGTCAATGTTGCTTAATCTTTTCAGGCTTTCAGAATGGAGAGAAGGGTTGGTTTTCGAATGTTTTCACTGTTGTTGTACTATTTTGCGTGTTATGCAATAAATCAGTTTTTCTTTAAATGGGTTTTTGTTTCTGaatcataatttcaaattatccaAATAACAGTTTCCAACTagttttacataaataaataagatccaTAAATAACAAGAAAAAGAGCTAGTACCTCTTATCtgttgcttcttcttcttctggaGATCCAAAATTGAGGATAAACCAAAGTTTTAGGCAGTTGAACAAATGGGCAATGAAATCTTCCAATGCGAGAAGGCTTATTATAATTCACAGTTGAGGACTTGTCTTCTTTGTCTTCTTCGGTTGTGATATTACTATAGCCTTCCCTAACAAAAAGAGCAACGAAAAACCCTTCCTTATCCTCAACTGGGTCAATTCGAAGAAGGTGTTCAGCTGAAAACAAAGACATGAAATTAGATTCTTTTATATATGTCATATTTCAAGAATTTTGAAAGTTAGGTAGGACAGACTATTAATTAACTTACATCCTTCAACAACTGGAAGTCCACGGCGAGGCCATTGAGGAAAGACAGTTGCTAATTGGAAACCATGAGAAACAGCTAGAGGTAAAAGGGATGAAATAACATCTTCATTCTCAATTTGATGAATGGAGCATGTGCTGTAAACCACTCTCTCAGCACCAGGAACTGCAAAATATTGGGCAGTTATCATCAGCTTTCTATTCGGAGAGTTAAGTATATAGATGACTTAGAAATTTTGAATTCTTGTGTAAATCAGATGACCGACTTACAAGATAATGCATGTGCAAGAACCTTTTTCTGGAAAGATTGGAGTTTTCTCACCCGATCAATATCATCTGCATCCATTTTACCTGTATTGTTACAAGTtgtaaactaattaaattttgtacAAGGAGAACACCTATTCTTTGAGACCCATATCAAATGATCTTGTAAAAGtttctcaaaataattgacACTTTCTTAATAAGATCATTACAAGAAGCTAAAGTGTCACCTGAATTATATGATGGTAGTAGATGGTCCAATCTCACATTAGTAGTCCCCGATCCAGAGCATGAAGGATCAACTAGAATAGCACGGATCTACACAAAAATGTATAGATAAATGTAAATTAACATGGATTTCATGATAAATACTCGTCATGTGCATATCAGAATATTCATTTGAGAGGCAAAAAGGGTATTATCCATTTTAAATgagatctataaatatttaagttagaAAATCTCACAATAAGTAACCAACAGCTTTCTGGATTTTCAAGTTGTCACAATAAGGGATTTGTGTCCAACTAAAAACTCAAAAGTAAAGCATTCAATCAAAAGATGAATCATGTCATGATGTTTATCTGTTAAGTGGGAGTGAATAAACAAACATGAATTGAAGAATAAGGAAAGACGATTTTTTTCTCGGAATAGCAAATAAGTGTTGCCCATGAGAACACTAACTAGTCAATTTAACTGGACTCAAGTTGCTTCATGAAGTCTATAGCAACAGATAATTTCATTGCAGGGAAAA
This genomic window contains:
- the LOC124946008 gene encoding 17.3 kDa class II heat shock protein-like — translated: MDMRIMNFDSPAFFQALHNLVDGGAGEKSSAPTQDYVRDAKAMASTPADVKEYPNSYVFIIDMPGLKSGDIKVEVMEDNVLIISGERKREEEEKDGGGAKYVRMERRVGKFMRKFALPENADTEAITAICQDGVLTVTVKKLPPPEPKKPKIIQVKIA
- the LOC124946006 gene encoding 17.9 kDa class II heat shock protein-like; its protein translation is MDLRMVGFDSPLFHALQHLVDASDEPLSAAGDNNNHNKSSGPTRTYVRDAKAMASTPADVKEYPNSYVFIIDMPGLKSGDIQVQVEDDNVLLISGERKREEEKDGAKYVRMERRVGKFMRKFVLPENADTDGITAVCHDGVLTVTVKKLPPPVPKKPKTIQVNVA